A genomic window from Vitis riparia cultivar Riparia Gloire de Montpellier isolate 1030 chromosome 18, EGFV_Vit.rip_1.0, whole genome shotgun sequence includes:
- the LOC117907376 gene encoding cytochrome P450 71A1-like, which translates to MTLLLFVILAFPLLLLFLHRKHRKNGGLLHLPPGPPGLPFIGNLHQMDNSAPHRYLWQLSKKYGPLMSLRLGFVPTIVVSSARIAKEVMKTHDLEFASRPSLIGPRRLSYNCLDLAFSPNNDYWREMRRICVFHLFTLKRVKSYTPIREYEVSQMIEKFSKLASASKLINLSEALMFLTSTIICRVAFGKRYEGEGCERIRFHGLLNDAQAMLGSFFFSDHFPLMGWLDKLTGLTARLEKTFREMDLFYQEMIEEHLKPDRKKQELEDITDVLIGLRKDNDFAIDITWDHIKGVLMNIFLGGTDTGAATVTWAMTALMKNPRVMKKAQEEVRNTFGKNGLIGEDDVEKLPYLKAVVKETMRLLPSVPLLVPRETLQKCSIDGYEIPPKTLVFVNAWAIGRDPEAWENPEEFIPERFLGSSVDFRGQQYKLIPFGAGRRICPGLHIGVVTVELTLANLLHSFDWEMPPGMNKEDIDTDVKPGITMHKKNALCLVAKKYN; encoded by the exons ATGACGCTGTTGCTTTTTGTCATTCTAGCTTTTCCTCTCTTGCTCTTGTTTCTTCATCGAAAACACAGAAAAAATGGAGGACTACTCCACCTTCCACCGGGTCCTCCTGGGCTTCCCTTCATTGGGAACCTGCACCAGATGGATAACTCAGCCCCTCATCGCTACTTATGGCAACTCTCTAAAAAATACGGACCCCTCATGTCCTTGCGCCTCGGCTTCGTCCCCACCATAGTGGTTTCTTCTGCCAGAATAGCAAAGGAGGTCATGAAAACACATGATCTTGAATTTGCAAGTAGGCCTTCCTTGATCGGCCCTCGAAGGCTATCTTACAACTGCCTAGATTTGGCCTTTTCACCAAACAACGATTATTGGAGAGAAATGAGAAGGATTTGTGTTTTTCATCTCTTCACCTTGAAAAGGGTTAAATCCTATACTCCTATTCGGGAATATGAGGTTTCCcaaatgattgaaaaattttCCAAGTTGGCATCTGCTTCCAAACTTATCAACTTGAGCGAGGCACTGATGTTTCTCACAAGCACCATAATCTGTAGGGTTGCTTTCGGGAAGAGGTACGAGGGTGAAGGATGTGAAAGAATTAGATTTCATGGACTTCTAAATGATGCCCAGGCTATGTTGGGAAGCTTCTTTTTCTCTGATCATTTTCCGTTGATGGGTTGGCTTGATAAACTCACCGGCCTGACTGCCAGGCTCGAGAAAACTTTCAGGGAAATGGATTTGTTCTACCAGGAAATGATTGAAGAACATCTGAAACCAGacagaaaaaaacaagaactaGAGGACATCACTGATGTCTTAATTGGACTGCGGAAGGATAACGACTTTGCCATTGATATCACTTGGGATCACATTAAAGGAGTGCTCATG AATATATTTCTAGGAGGAACAGACACAGGCGCAGCCACCGTGACTTGGGCGATGACAGCATTAATGAAGAATCCCAGAGTGATGAAGAAAGCCCAAGAAGAAGTGAGAAATACATTTGGGAAGAATGGATTAATAGGGGAAGATGATGTTGAGAAGCTTCCTTATCTCAAGGCAGTAGTGAAGGAGACAATGAGGCTGCTTCCTTCAGTTCCACTGCTAGTTCCAAGAGAGACACTTCAGAAGTGCAGTATAGATGGGTATGAGATACCACCCAAAACCCTAGTGTTTGTGAATGCATGGGCCATTGGAAGAGATCCTGAGGCCTGGGAAAACCCAGAAGAGTTCATACCGGAGAGATTCTTGGGTTCTTCCGTGGACTTCAGAGGACAGCAGTATAAGCTGATACCATTCGGAGCAGGCCGAAGAATTTGCCCAGGATTGCATATCGGAGTTGTGACAGTGGAGCTGACACTAGCTAATCTTCTTCACTCGTTTGACTGGGAAATGCCTCCTGGAATGAACAAGGAAGACATAGACACCGATGTCAAACCTGGTATCACAATGCACAAGAAGAATGCTCTTTGCCTTGTGGCAAAGAAATATAATTGA